One region of Deltaproteobacteria bacterium genomic DNA includes:
- a CDS encoding SH3 domain-containing protein encodes MRIVPALTVALASACAGTSASRDNGGATSTRVSGQSCAAPLVSSVAHRGTEIYAAPDANSPLVGTLKSDTPVCAQAVSEGFGFRRVKLTDGRTGFVAEQSISN; translated from the coding sequence ATGAGGATCGTTCCCGCACTCACTGTGGCGCTGGCATCCGCCTGCGCCGGCACCTCGGCATCGCGCGACAACGGCGGCGCCACCTCCACGAGGGTGAGCGGCCAGTCCTGCGCCGCTCCGCTCGTCTCGTCGGTCGCCCATCGGGGGACGGAGATCTACGCTGCCCCGGACGCGAACTCTCCGCTCGTCGGAACTCTCAAGAGCGATACGCCGGTCTGCGCCCAGGCGGTCTCCGAGGGCTTCGGGTTCCGCCGGGTCAAGCTCACCGACGGGCGGACGGGATTCGTCGCGGAGCAGAGCATTTCCAACTAA